In the genome of Quercus robur chromosome 3, dhQueRobu3.1, whole genome shotgun sequence, one region contains:
- the LOC126720051 gene encoding protein IQ-DOMAIN 19-like translates to MGKAGRWIRNILVGKRVDKYNDETSFPIECLNTKSRSQPGISKVKQRWPLGKAANKEASQKFSISLDSIDTNKLEKCKKNDLSFSAECMATKSRSQPGTPRMKRRWSLGKVAANNHKVSKSLDSIDTIKLPMQAMAEDEGRQNHANAESVVQQNWAMAMAVKDAENAAATKIQAVFRSYLARRALQA, encoded by the exons ATGGGAAAAGCAGGCAGATGGATTAGAAACATTTTGGTGGGCAAAAGGGTGGACAAATACAATGATGAAACTTCTTTTCCTATTGAGTGTTTGAATACCAAATCAAGGAGCCAACCAGGGATCTCTAAAGTGAAGCAAAGATGGCCTTTGGGAAAGGCAGCTAACAAAGAggcatcccaaaaattttctataTCACTTGACTCTATTGACACTAACAAATTGGAGAAATGCAAGAAGAatgatctttctttttctgctGAGTGCATGGCTACCAAATCAAGGAGTCAACCAGGAACACCTAGAATGAAGAGAAGATGGAGTTTGGGAAAAGTAGCAGCTAACAACCATAAAGTTTCTAAGTCACTTGACTCAATTGACACCATCAAACTTCCAATGCAGGCCATGGCAGAAGATGAGGGTCGGCAAAATCATGCCAATGCAGAATCTGTGGTACAGCAGAATTGGGCCATGGCAATGGCAGTTAAAGATGCTGAGAATGCAGCTGCTACAAAGATTCAAGCTGTCTTTCGCTCTTATTTG GCAAGGAGAGCACTGCAAGCTTAA
- the LOC126717369 gene encoding uncharacterized protein LOC126717369 — translation MASSKLVAFLAVLVVLLPMSALGANNTDPFLARVCEEVECGKGTCVADLSYPLGFHCQCDQGWKRNDDGYADLAFLPCVIPNCTLKYSGCQPTPPPVPEKTNPYNLSAFDPCYWSYCGLGSCTRNQTYRHLCTCQSGSYNLLNISVFPCYSECTLGSDCASLGIKVSNSTSSGGSGTSQANSFLPGNFHWMTLLMVSVGLVFWK, via the exons ATGGCTTCCTCTAAGTTAGTGGCTTTTCTAGCTGTGCTTGTGGTACTGCTTCCCATGTCTGCACTAGGAGCAAATAATACTGATCCTTTCTTAG CAAGGGTGTGTGAAGAAGTGGAATGTGGAAAGGGAACTTGCGTAGCAGATCTAAGTTACCCACTTGGTTTCCACTGTCAATGCGATCAAGGTTGGAAGCGTAATGATGATGGTTATGCGGATCTCGCATTTCTTCCCTGTGTGATACCTAATT GTACTTTGAAATACTCTGGGTGCCAGCCAACCCCTCCTCCAGTTCCAGAAAAAACGAATCCATACAACCTATCTGCCTTTGACC ctTGCTACTGGTCCTATTGTGGACTAGGGTCATGTACCCGGAACCAGACATATAGACATCTCTGTACATGCCAGTCGGGTTCTTATAATCTTCTCAACATATCAGTCTTCCCATGCTACAGTGAAT GTACACTTGGATCTGATTGTGCATCGCTTGGGATTAAAGTTTCAAATAGTACTTCTTCAGGTGGAAGTGGGACTAGTCAAG CAAACTCATTTCTGCCAGGAAATTTCCATTGGATGACTCTATTGATGGTGTCAGTGGGTCTGGTCTTCTGGAAGTAG